In Acidovorax sp. GBBC 1281, a single window of DNA contains:
- a CDS encoding DUF3649 domain-containing protein, which produces MKAARLDWRYRLAVTSRAMAGAFGGYALAAAATAALTLALLPFMTRVEAVLTATLLSWLVYACAVAWAFYARTVWGAWGAIGLPALALGALAMAPRWLGGA; this is translated from the coding sequence ATGAAGGCAGCCCGCCTCGACTGGCGCTACCGCCTGGCGGTCACCTCCCGCGCCATGGCCGGCGCTTTCGGGGGCTACGCGCTGGCAGCGGCCGCGACCGCCGCCCTCACCCTGGCGCTGCTGCCCTTCATGACCCGCGTGGAGGCGGTGCTCACGGCCACGCTGCTGTCGTGGCTGGTCTATGCCTGCGCCGTGGCCTGGGCGTTCTATGCCCGCACGGTCTGGGGTGCCTGGGGCGCCATCGGACTGCCGGCGCTCGCCCTGGGCGCGCTGGCGATGGCGCCGCGCTGGCTGGGGGGTGCCTGA
- the bfr gene encoding bacterioferritin, protein MQGDAQVISHLQAQLKNELTAINQYFLHYRMLKHWGFDKLAKKEYEESIGEMKHADKLMDRIFMLDGLPNLQDLAKLQVGEDVPEILECDLRSERGAQATIKDGIAHCETVRDYVSRDLLQGILDDTEEHIDFLETQIDLLAKVGLQNYLQSQMGEAE, encoded by the coding sequence ATGCAAGGCGACGCACAGGTCATTTCGCATCTGCAGGCCCAGCTCAAGAACGAGCTGACGGCCATCAACCAGTATTTCCTGCACTACCGGATGCTCAAGCATTGGGGGTTCGACAAGCTGGCGAAGAAGGAATACGAAGAATCCATCGGCGAGATGAAGCATGCCGACAAGCTCATGGACCGCATCTTCATGCTGGACGGCCTGCCCAACCTGCAGGACCTGGCCAAGCTGCAGGTCGGCGAGGACGTGCCCGAGATCCTCGAATGCGACCTGCGGTCCGAGCGGGGCGCCCAGGCCACCATCAAGGACGGCATCGCCCACTGCGAAACGGTGCGCGACTATGTCTCGCGCGATCTGCTCCAGGGCATCCTGGACGACACCGAAGAGCACATCGACTTCTTGGAGACGCAGATCGACCTGCTGGCCAAGGTCGGGCTGCAGAACTACCTGCAGTCGCAGATGGGCGAAGCCGAATAA